Proteins from one Paenibacillus amylolyticus genomic window:
- a CDS encoding Ig-like domain-containing protein, with the protein MKVFKAMKISFLAFVVLLSSISSLFAPIASAADGNVYVSSTGSDTSGTGTAEAPVATIEKALELVDATGSIILQSNIIQESTLAISSAGKNITITSAEGNAYSIIRGESFVNGNLIQISGGSRSNSVTFEKIIIDGNHVNTNGQIYGISNAGGTVNFKEAEIRNHYVKASASQPATVISTSGGNSMIVIQEGTLIHGNKVSGNVKENPSSVLGAGSGGSLVIEDGLITDNEISDGNGVIIGVGLYQSPNFRMTGGKITGNKLLGTELSEGETIGNVAVFMRGNASQARFDFGGTAYVYDNFNTDGNQRNVYLKNTAATGSAYLTLVGPMQSGSKVGVYAKIMPDESTNPVVDIAIGRSPYQAVQEDQTFFVSDINTTAAIAYDNQANKVILTYRMPVHLELDTPLDLSTVSARPTMKGSVTSGAVVTITMVNKLDPAKNVVGEAAVNPDGTWEFTPSSALSPGEYTLRVTATNNGISAEPVRRDITVVDKSVLQGNYDEITGENLEESKYTSDSWTALHDALNTAEQVLSEPNVTQEQVNNALQELTNARTGLTLVNGGSTAGPGGVGSPSLWLRSDLGTEVTSGQKVGTWEDQGTKVNNAIQDEVDNQPTYWNDKNHNINFNPVLEYDGTKTFMNLDVNKLPQGKTARSIITVSKTSRTGGIKYIISWGAQTSGYTGIGMLQNGTRGGLTTFNSDKNQTLYTAEGFMGTTFPNEQFVTWTGGDTGINQARLYSKMKQVQQLNDWGKDNVKLWDTGNSGGAVIGKLIPATASVEHWQGTIEEIIVYDHALTDEERQKVSTYLAIKYGYTLDQSTANSYVDSNRAMIWDSNVNAAYTHRVTSIGRDDQSNLLQKQAKAQELGSMLTIALGNSIEDTNSANQNNFSNDSSSLRLVIMEQVLSSRHL; encoded by the coding sequence TTGAAAGTATTTAAGGCGATGAAAATATCGTTTTTGGCTTTTGTGGTCTTATTGTCATCCATTTCATCGTTGTTTGCTCCGATAGCAAGTGCGGCCGATGGCAATGTCTACGTATCATCGACGGGAAGTGATACCAGTGGCACGGGTACAGCAGAAGCGCCAGTGGCAACAATAGAAAAGGCACTTGAATTGGTTGATGCTACAGGGTCTATAATCCTGCAAAGTAACATTATCCAGGAGTCCACCTTGGCAATCTCTTCTGCTGGGAAGAATATCACAATAACCTCTGCAGAGGGAAATGCATACTCCATTATACGTGGTGAGAGTTTTGTTAATGGAAACCTGATTCAGATCAGTGGTGGAAGCAGATCGAATAGTGTAACGTTTGAGAAAATCATCATAGACGGCAATCATGTAAATACAAACGGCCAGATATATGGGATTAGTAATGCGGGCGGTACAGTGAATTTTAAAGAGGCTGAGATTAGAAATCACTATGTGAAAGCAAGTGCTAGTCAGCCTGCAACGGTTATTTCCACTAGCGGCGGCAATTCAATGATTGTCATCCAGGAGGGAACCCTAATTCATGGTAACAAGGTTTCGGGCAATGTAAAAGAGAATCCCTCTTCAGTACTGGGTGCCGGTTCAGGAGGCTCTCTGGTTATTGAGGATGGTCTGATTACAGATAATGAAATTTCAGATGGAAATGGAGTCATTATTGGAGTAGGGCTATATCAAAGTCCTAACTTCAGAATGACCGGAGGCAAGATAACAGGCAACAAGCTGTTGGGAACGGAGCTAAGTGAAGGTGAAACCATAGGGAATGTGGCTGTTTTTATGCGTGGGAATGCGAGCCAGGCTCGATTCGACTTTGGTGGCACAGCCTACGTTTACGATAATTTTAATACCGATGGGAATCAACGTAATGTGTACCTGAAGAATACAGCGGCGACCGGTAGTGCTTATCTGACCTTGGTTGGTCCGATGCAATCGGGATCAAAGGTTGGCGTGTATGCCAAGATTATGCCTGATGAAAGTACGAATCCGGTGGTCGACATTGCGATAGGCAGATCCCCGTATCAAGCAGTACAAGAAGACCAGACATTCTTTGTATCTGATATCAATACAACGGCAGCGATTGCATATGATAATCAAGCAAATAAGGTTATTCTGACATATCGTATGCCGGTACATCTGGAACTGGATACTCCTTTGGATCTTTCTACTGTGAGTGCCAGACCCACAATGAAAGGTTCCGTTACATCTGGTGCTGTGGTAACCATTACAATGGTAAACAAATTGGACCCAGCTAAGAACGTTGTTGGGGAAGCTGCAGTCAACCCAGACGGAACATGGGAGTTCACACCTTCCTCTGCATTGTCACCTGGAGAATATACATTGCGGGTTACAGCAACGAATAACGGAATCTCTGCTGAACCTGTGCGCAGGGATATTACTGTAGTAGACAAGTCAGTTCTGCAAGGCAATTATGACGAAATTACAGGTGAGAACCTGGAAGAATCAAAATATACATCAGACAGTTGGACTGCACTTCATGATGCGCTGAATACAGCAGAACAAGTGCTAAGTGAACCAAATGTAACCCAAGAGCAAGTCAACAACGCGCTTCAGGAACTAACAAATGCACGGACAGGGCTTACCCTGGTGAATGGTGGAAGCACAGCGGGTCCAGGTGGAGTGGGTTCTCCTTCACTATGGCTTCGATCTGATCTGGGCACGGAAGTTACCAGCGGCCAGAAGGTGGGTACCTGGGAAGATCAAGGTACTAAAGTAAACAACGCAATACAAGATGAGGTCGATAACCAACCGACGTATTGGAATGACAAGAATCATAATATTAACTTTAATCCGGTATTGGAATATGACGGAACGAAAACTTTTATGAATCTGGATGTAAATAAGCTTCCACAAGGGAAGACTGCCAGATCAATTATTACGGTTAGCAAAACCAGTAGAACTGGAGGCATCAAGTATATCATTTCCTGGGGAGCCCAAACGAGTGGTTATACGGGTATAGGGATGCTTCAAAATGGTACAAGAGGCGGCTTGACCACATTTAACAGTGATAAGAACCAGACATTATACACTGCCGAAGGATTTATGGGAACGACATTCCCCAATGAGCAATTTGTTACTTGGACAGGCGGAGATACGGGTATAAACCAAGCCAGATTGTACAGTAAAATGAAGCAGGTACAGCAACTAAATGACTGGGGAAAAGATAATGTTAAGCTATGGGATACGGGTAACTCTGGCGGAGCAGTAATCGGTAAGCTTATTCCAGCAACTGCGAGTGTTGAACATTGGCAGGGAACGATTGAAGAAATTATCGTATACGATCATGCGCTGACGGACGAGGAACGCCAAAAAGTGAGCACATATCTGGCGATCAAATATGGCTATACGCTGGATCAGTCAACAGCCAATTCATATGTCGATTCAAACAGGGCTATGATCTGGGATTCGAATGTGAATGCAGCCTATACCCATCGCGTTACAAGCATCGGTCGAGATGATCAGAGCAACTTGCTGCAGAAACAAGCCAAGGCGCAGGAATTGGGGTCCATGTTAACAATTGCATTGGGCAATAGTATCGAGGATACCAATTCTGCGAATCAAAATAATTTTTCAAACGATTCTTCTTCTTTACGTTTGGTGATAATGGAGCAAGTACTGAGTTCAAGACACCTATGA
- a CDS encoding response regulator, translating to MRVILVDDEYLALSRLNKLLEEREDCEVIGSFLTAQEAIDQIELHLPEIVFMDVQMPGMNGIEATERIHEVSPGTEVIFTTAYNEHALTAYGLEVLDYIMKPVTRDRLEKTMKMYQRRTVPANLNITEGPSMVIRCLGMLQVQLHPNEPPKHMKFRTTKIRELFAYLLHHRNKPIKRDTLLELLWPELDERRGISNLHSGIHRLRSMMNEFMGEDKMFIRYQQFGYLLETGEFRIDAEEWESRLNRLSLLSSSTIAEHRQNSDQYEGKYYGEDDYAWAELERQRLHALWRNHAMQLAEYYIELGQHTEALTLYHRVQQFEPSLEQVGLALMKTYDRLGNKDPVIAQYNQLVTALEQEAGIRPGLEVELWYQQWKQSNM from the coding sequence ATGAGAGTGATTTTGGTTGATGATGAATATCTCGCTCTGAGCAGGTTGAACAAACTGTTGGAAGAGAGAGAGGATTGTGAAGTTATCGGCTCTTTTCTGACGGCACAAGAAGCCATCGATCAGATCGAACTTCATCTGCCGGAAATCGTCTTCATGGACGTACAGATGCCGGGGATGAACGGGATCGAGGCGACCGAACGGATTCATGAGGTTTCCCCTGGAACAGAGGTTATTTTTACAACAGCCTATAACGAACATGCATTGACGGCCTATGGGCTCGAAGTGCTGGATTATATTATGAAGCCTGTAACGCGTGACCGTCTGGAAAAAACGATGAAGATGTATCAACGCCGAACGGTGCCAGCAAATCTGAATATAACAGAAGGGCCATCTATGGTCATTCGCTGTCTGGGAATGCTTCAAGTCCAACTGCACCCGAATGAGCCGCCAAAACATATGAAGTTCAGAACAACCAAAATTAGAGAGTTATTCGCCTATCTGCTCCACCATCGGAACAAACCGATTAAGCGGGACACGCTACTTGAACTGTTGTGGCCAGAGTTGGATGAGCGGAGAGGCATATCCAATCTGCATAGTGGCATCCATCGCTTACGCAGCATGATGAATGAATTCATGGGCGAAGACAAGATGTTCATTCGCTATCAGCAGTTTGGTTATCTATTGGAAACGGGAGAATTCAGGATTGACGCGGAAGAATGGGAGAGTCGTCTTAACCGATTGTCTCTACTATCTTCGTCTACAATAGCTGAACATCGGCAGAATTCAGATCAATATGAAGGTAAATATTATGGCGAGGATGATTACGCATGGGCCGAGCTGGAGCGTCAGCGCTTGCATGCACTTTGGCGTAACCACGCCATGCAGCTTGCAGAGTACTATATTGAACTGGGACAACACACGGAAGCACTCACATTATATCATCGGGTTCAGCAATTCGAGCCATCATTGGAGCAAGTTGGACTGGCGTTAATGAAAACCTATGATCGATTAGGCAATAAAGATCCTGTAATCGCTCAATATAATCAGTTAGTTACTGCGTTAGAGCAAGAAGCGGGCATACGTCCTGGTTTGGAAGTGGAGTTGTGGTACCAGCAATGGAAACAATCCAATATGTAA